In Deltaproteobacteria bacterium, the genomic stretch CAGCTTCGATCTGCCGGCGCACTCGGGCCCGGGCAAGTTCCTGGTGGTGCAGAAGGGCCAGTTCATGCGGATCACGCCGATCATCGTCGGCCCGCAGTCGGTCGACCTGCAGCCGATCCTCACCACGCTGCCCGATCACAACGATCCCGACAGCGGCCTCTACATCCCGCTCATCGCGGTTGCCGATGCCTCGTACGATCGCCTCGAGGACGCGCTCGGCAAGTTCGGTCTCGGCGAGACCATGATCACCGGCTTCGACGAGAAGCTCGTGCCCGACACCGAACAGTTCGCGCTCTACGACAACGGCCGTCCGCCGTCCACCGACGGGTTCGTCTCGCAGGGCACGCTCGCGGAGCTCGTGCTCGATCCCGTGCAGCTGGCGCAGTACCACATCATCTTCGTGCCCTGCAGCAGCGGCACCTACGTCAGCACGCTCAACGACCCGACTGCGGTGCAGAACATCCGCGACTGGGTCGCCGCGGGTGGCCGGTGGTACGTCGCCGACTGGTCGAACGAGTGGCTGCAGATGGTGTTCCCCGAGTACCAGAACCTCAATGGCTGGGACGGCTCGAGCGGCAGCGCCGACAACGGCTCCTACGACTCGCTCGCGACCGTGCTCGACGACGATCTGCTCGAGTGGCTGGGCGCGCTGCCCGACGCGTACAAGGACATCAACCCCTTCAACGACGACACGCATCCCGCGGTCGACTCGCTGCCGACGCTGATGACGCTCGACAACTGGTCGGGCATCGACGCGACGCTGCCGGTGCTGGTCGACGATGGCCTCGGTGGGCAGGTCGACGTCGGCCACAAGGTCTGGCTCGAGGGTCCCGGCGGGTTGCCGGCGGCCGTGCATCCGCTGACGGTCACCGGTCAGTTCGGCTGCGGCAAGATCCAGTTCACCAGCTACCACGCCGCCGAGTTCACCAACACGTACGTCGGCCTCTCGCCGCAGGAGCTGGTGCTCATCTACACCATCCTCGAGATCGGTGGTTGCCAGCAGGCACTGCCACCGCCGGGATGATCGTGCGCCGCGTGGCGGCGTCGATGTTCGCGCTGGCGCTGGGTTGCCCGGCGTCAGGCACCCGCGACGAGCTGCCGCCCGCGGCAGTGTTCACCACCGACGGTGGCGCGTTCGACCCGCTGACGGCGAGTGTGCCGATCGTCGTGCTGGCGTTCGTCACGCCCGATTGCCCCATCTCCAACCGCTACGCGCCCGAGCTACGGCGCATCGCCTCGACGCTGCCGCCCGATCGCGTGGGCGCGTGGTTGGTCTATCCCGACCCCGACGTCGCCGCGGACGCGATCGAGCGCCATCGCAGCGAGTACGCGTTGCCGTGGCCGGCACTCCGCGATCCCGAGCACCGGCTGGTCAGCGCCGCGCAGGCCCGCGTGACGCCGGAGGTCGCGGTGTTCGTGCGCGCCGACGATGGCACGCCCGTGTTGGCCTATCACGGACGCATCGATGATCGCGTGCCCGAGTTCGGCCGCATTCGAGCGCAGGCCAGCGAGCACGACCTCGAAGACGCGCTCGCGGCAATCCTGGGCGGCGAGGCGCCGCCGCGTGCGAGCGCCGTCGCGGTCGGGTGTCCGATCGACGATCTGCGCTAGCGCCCACGGGTCGGGCCGTCACGGCGGCTTGATCTCGCGCGTCGGTCGTCGACCCGCAGGATCCGTCAGCCACGCCATCGCGTCGTCCTCGGTGAGGAAGGCCCGGATCGGGACGCGCTTCGACAACGCCGTCATGTTCATCCGGACGCGCGAGAGCTCGCCATCGACGAGCAGGGCGAGCGCCTGGAGGCCGCATACCGCGGCCCACTCCCACATCGCGCTGCGCACCGACTCGTCGTGGCCGACCACGCCGCGGTAGTCGAACATCACCGCCGTGAGTCCGGCGGTGCGTGTCGCCCGCTCGATGTCGGATTGCAGGCGATCGGCCTCTTCGATGTCGGCGATCCGCCGCAGCATCTTCACGCGGACGAACGCGGCGGCGATCTCGATGTTCGCGACGTCCTGCGCGGGCATACCATCTTGCAGTGTAGCGCTCGGACGCGCCTGCGCCGCGATCCCCACCCCTTGGCCCGCATCGCACGTCGAGCGCCCGGAAAACGCAACGGCGGCGCGGACGCGCCGCGACCGCGAAGCCCCCGGTGCGTGCAGGTGCCGACTCCTGCGACGCTGCCGTGGCCTGGGTCCGATTGCGGACCGGGTCGACGGGGCAAGGCACATGCGGGGACGAATCGGCGGCGTGAACGTGGTTCTGGGGTTCTTGATCGGGCTCACCGGCTCGGTCGCGATGGCCTCCTGTGTGGTGGAGGAGTCGCGATCGATCTGCGTGAAGACGCAGCGGTCCTGCGATCTCCACGGCGACGACATGTGCGAAACGGCCGACGAGTGCGTACCGGCCGAGGCATTCGATGTCGACGCCGTCACCGACTGCGAGGACGGGCAGTGCGTTTGGGACTGCACCGATGGCGGCAGCTGCCCCTCGGGTTGGAGCTGCATGCCGGTGCGCAAGGGCGTCGAAGAGCTGCTCGGCGTCGGCTGCTGATCGCAGCGGCTCAAGTCCGGCCGCGGCGCGCCGATGGTGTCCACATGCACGCGTGCCCACGTTGCGGTCGTCACCTGCTCGCGCTCGCCCGCAAGGGCGCCGGCAAGAGCTACGACGCGGCTCAGTTCTCGCCGTGGGTGGCGATCCACATGGGCGACGATCGCAACGGGTCAGGCTGTCGCCTGCGGCATGACGAGGCGCTGCAGCTGGGCACCGCCCCGGCTCCGGCGCCAGCGCAGGCGCCGGCGCGCGCCGCCTGAGCGCAGCGCGTCAGGCCGGCGACGGCGAGCCCTGCTCGCGCAGGAATCGATCGAAGCGATGTTCGAGCGTGCCGAGCACGTCGAGGATCTCGTTGCTGCTCGGCCCGGCGGTGAATCGCTCGGCGACCCACGCCGCGGCGGGTCGACGCGCCTCGAAGATCTTGAGCGGTGCCGGCTGCCGGGCCATCAGCGCGATGGTCGTCATCACGCTGCGCTTCGCCGCCGCGGCGAAGCCATCGCCGAGGATCGCCGAGGCCACGCCGCGCAGGCCTCCGCGATGATCCTTGAACATGCCCGCCAATCGCTCGCGCACCTCGGGCTTGGGCACCAGCGCGACGCCGGGGCGTGACACCCCGAGGATCACGACACCGTCGGGGAACTCGCTCAGCATCTCGTGGAACGTGCGAGCGATGCCGTCGGCGGCGACGGCAGTGCAGTCGCCGTCCCATACGTTGAAGAACACGCCGCGCCAGCTCGCCGTGCAGTGCTCGCGGTCCATCGCTCGAATCGCGGGTTCATAGCTGCCGGTCGCCACCATCGCCCTCCTCACCACGCCGATCCGCGGCGCTACCATCATAGCCGCAGACCGCGAGCTGCCGCCCCAGCTCGGATGATCGTTGGTTCGCCCCCACGGCGTTCGTGTGCGCTCGGCCGCCGATGTGGGATGATGGGCGGAGCTGCCGGAGCCCCGGCAGGGCGACGCGAGCAAACGTGGATCGAGGGCATCCCAGCGGTTCTGCACGACCGGGCGCGCCCGGCGTCGACGCCACGTGTGGCCGATCGGCCAAGGGCTCCGATCCCCGGGTTCGCAAGCAGATGCCCGCCGACAGCATCGTCGGCGCCCGCTATCGCCTGCTCGAGAGCCTTGGGCGTGGCGGCATGGGCGAGGTGTTCCGCGCCATCGACGAGACCTGCGATCGCGAGATCGCACTCAAGCGCTTCCGCCTCGAGCTCGATCAGAGCGAGGACCTGCTGCGATTCCGTCGCGAGTTCCACACGCTCGCACGGCTTCGTCACCCGCGGATCGTCGAGGCCTACGACTTCGGCTTCGATGGCGGTCGGCCCTACTACACGATGGAGCTGCTCGACGGCGAGGACTTCGGCGACCTCGCGCCGCTCGAGTGGTCGCGTGCCTGCGGACTGCTGCGCGACATCGCGTCGGCGCTGGCGTTCCTGCACGCGCGCTCGCTGCTGCACCGCGACATCGCGCCCCGTAACGCGCGCTGCACCACCGACGGCCGCGCGAAGCTGCTCGACTTCGGCATGCTCGCGACCGCGGGCACGACGTCGGAGATCGTCGGCACCGTGCACTCGATCGCACCCGAGATGATGCTCGGCTTCCCAATGGATGGGCGGGCCGATCTGTTCGGACTCGGTGCGCTCGCGTTCTGGTTGTTGACGGGTCGACACCCACGGCGAGCACGCAGCCTCAACGATCTGATCCGCGAGGGTCGCACGCGTGCGCCGGCACCCTCGAGCATCGTCGCCGACATCCCGCGCGAGCTCGATGACCTGGTGCTGTCGCTGCTCAGCCACGAGCCGCTCGGTCGCCCCGCCACCGCGGCCCACGTGATCGACCGTCTGACCGCGATCGGTGGGCTCGCGCCCAGTGAGGGGGCCGAGGTCGCCCGTGGCTACATCCGCAGCGCGGATCTGGTGGGGCGTCGACACGAGCTCGAGGTGGTGCGCAAGCGGCTGCTGCGGGCAATCGCGGGCAGCGGTGGCACCGTCGTCGTCGAGGGCCGCTCGGGTATGGGCAAGACGCGCCTGCTCCACGAGATCGAGCTCGAGGCCAAGCTCGCGGGCGCCCGCGTGCTGCGGGCGCAGGCCCGCGGCGGTGGGCCGTATGCGCTGCTGCGGGCACTCGGGCTCGATGGTCGCGGCGTTGGGTCGGGCGCGGGACCGCTGCCGGAGCACTCCGTGATCGGCCGGCTGCTGGGCGACGCGCCGGTGGCCGACACCACTGCGACGTTCGTGGGCACGGTGAGCAAGGGCGGTGGCGAAGGGGCGGGCGATCTCCGCGAAGAACGTCTCGCACTGCAGTCGGCGCTGGCCGAGCGTGTCGAACGGCTGGCCGAGCATGCGCCGCTGGTGGTCGTGATCGACGACCTGCAGCGTGCCGACGAGGGCTCGGCGTCCGCGCTGGCGTCGCTGGCGTTCGGTGCCCACGACCAGCGGGTGCTGATGGTCTGCGCGTTGCGGACCGACGAGGGCATCCACGCGCGACGCGCGGTGCAGAAGATCCGCGAGCACGCGATCGTGCTGCATCCCGGCGGTCTCGGCTCGGCCGACATCGAGCAGATGCTGCGCACGATGTTCGGCGAGGTCGCCAACATCGGCCGTCTCGCGCGGTGGCTGCGACGCCAGGCCGGTGGCAGTCCGCTGCACTGCCACGAGATCGTGCGGCATCTGGTCGAGCGCGAGGTCGTCACCAACCACGACGGCGCGTGGGTCATCCCCGAGGGCTTCGCGGACGAGGGGCTGCCGCGGGGGCTCGCCGAGTCGATGGATGTCCGCGTGCGCACGCGCAGCGCCGACGCGCGCTCGCTCGGTCGCACGATCGCCGTGCACGGCGGACGCGTGTCGCTGCGGGTCGCGGTCGCGCTCGCCGAAGGCCTCGACGAGGATCGAGTGTTCGCGGCGCTGGCCGAGCTCGAGCGCGAGGACATCCTGGTCGGCGCCGGCGAGCGCTGGGCAATGCGCCACGAGGGCGTGCGCGAGGCGTTCCTGCGGGACATCGATCCGATCGAGCGCGCCCGGCTGGAGCTGCACGTCGGACGCACGCGGCTGGCCGAGGGCCCGGTGTCGGCGGAGCGCGAGGCCGCGATCGGCTGGCACCTGCTGCGCGGCGGCGAGCGGCGACTGGGGGCCCGACTGCTGGCCCGGGCGGGTCGCCGACTCTACGAGGCCACCTCGTACGCCGATGCGATCGCACCGCTGACCGCTGCGCTCGAGGTCTACCTCGAGTCGGGCGCGAGCGCGGGCACGCGCGTCCGGTTGCTCGACATGCTGCACACCGCCGGCTTCTACAGCGACCGCGACACCGCGGTGAAGCATGGCGATCGCACCATCGCACTGCTCGAGCGCTATGCCGGCCTGCCGATCGCGCGGCGCCTCGGCTTCCTCGGGTTGCGCGTCGCGCTCGCCATCGGCGTGGGCACGGCGTGGCTGATGCGTGGGTTCCTGCCGCCGGGGCGCCGCGGCCCGGCGCCGGTGGCCGCAATGCGCATGTGGCTGCGCGCGGTGGTCTACGCCGCCGGCGTGGCGGGCTTCAGCTTCGACACCGAGCAGCTGCGTCGTTGCCATCGCATGTTGGCGCCGGTCTCGCGCATGCGTCGGCCCGACATCTCGAACGCGGTGCGCTTCGTCGAGAACCTGCTGGCGTTCAACCTGGGTCGCTTGCAGACGGTGCGCTCGATCGGCGTCGGCGAGATGGCGGCGTTCCTGCACGACCCGGGCGAGTACTCCTTGGCCGAGAAGCGGCTGGTGCTGGGCGGTGCGACCTTCCAGCGCGGGCTCGCGGCGGTGCGCACCGGTGGGCCCGAGGCGTTGACGGAGATCGCCGCGCTCGAGCGCCTCGAGACCCGCATCTGGCACATCGGTGCGCTGCAGCTGCGCGCCCATCATCACCTGTGGCGCGGCGAAGAGGAGGAGGCCCGGCGGGTGTGGTCCGAGGCCGAGCTCGAGTTCGTGCGCCTCGGTTCGCTGTGGCAGCTCGAGGCCGTGCACCATGCGTCGGCCTGCGTGACGGCGGCGTTCTGCGGCGACGCGCTGGGCCTCAAGCGGCACATCGAGGTGCTCGCGCGACAGGTCGCGGCCGGCCTCGACTACCGCGCCCACCTCGACGTCGCGCGGGGCGAGCACGCACGCCTGCGTGGCGACCTCGACGGTGCGCTGCGTGCGATCGAGGCCGGGCTCGCCGGCTTGCCGGCTGGGGAGGGCCTCATCCGTCCGTGGGCCGAGACCGCGCGGATCGAGGTGTTGCTCGCCCGCGGCGACATCGAGCAGGCCCGCGCGGCGGCGCGGGCGTGCATCGAGGACGTCGACGACGATCACCAGCAGATCAGCTTCCGCGTGCGCGCGATTCGATCGCTGGCGCTGGCCGAGTGCGCCGCAGGTGAGCCCGATATCGCCGCGGCGCGGCTCGATCGCGCGATCGAGGACGTCGAAGCCTCGGCCAACCCGCTGCTGCTCGGTGCGCTGTGGGAGGCGCGGGCTCAGGTCGCGCTGGCGGTCGGCAACGCGTCCCAGGCCGCGCACGCCGCGGGTCAGGCGGAGTTCTGGTATCGACCGACGCGCAACCCCGTGCTCATCGCGCGCTGGGAGCGGCTCGAACGCACGCTGCACCCGCCGCCGGATCCACGGCTGGAGGTCAGTGCGAACGACATCGTCACGGAGATGCTCGGAGCCGAGACCGCACGGCACGACACGCTCTCGGAGGTGCAGTCGATCCTCAGCGACTGCCGCACCGCCAACGCGCGGGCCGAGCGAGCGCTGGAGATGGTGGTCGAGGCCTCGGGCGCGCGCACAGGTCTGCTGTACCTCGCGCGGCACGGGCACCCCTCGCTCGCTGCGCCCGGACACGGCGGTGAGCCAGCCGGCGAGCTGTCGCGCGCCGCGGTCGCGAGGCTGTCGCGCGCGAGGCAGTCGCCCGACACCGCCGCACTGGGGCTCGAGCGCCTCGACGCGACGTCGTCGAGCTGGTCGAGCTTCCTGCTCGCTTGCACCGGCGACGGGCGCACGCGGCTGGTCGGCGTGGTGCTGCTGCAGGGCGGTGAGCGCGACCTCGAGCCGCCGCCCGAGTCGTTGTGCGAGGCGATCGCACAGCGACTGCTCGCGGATCTCGAGGGCGAAGCCAGCGGCGTGAGCCTGTAGTCGCGCGTGAACCCCCGCGGGCTTGGGTTATCCTCGCGGTCGTGCTCGGCCCCTTCGAGAAGGCTCTGCTCGCGTCGTTGCTGCTGCTGCTGATGGCCGGCATGGGTGCCGGCCTCACGCTCGAGAGCTTCCGCGCCGTCGCACGCCGACCACTCGCACCGCTGGTGGGGCTCGCCTCGCAGTTCGGCTGGATGCCGCTGTTGGCATGGGCGCTCGGACGCGCGCTCGCGCTGCCGCCGGAGCACGCGTTGTCGCTGCTGGTGGTCGGCTGCGTGCCTGGTGGCACCACCTCGAACCTCTACACGCTCTACGCCCGTGCCGACGTCGCGCTGTCGGTGTCGATGACGGCGATCTCGACGGTCGCCGCCGTGGTGCTCATGCCCGCGGTGCTGGGGCTGTGGGGGCGATCGGTGAGCTCGACGAGCTTCGCGATCCCCTACGGCGGGATCATCAGCACGCTCGCGCTGATGCTGGTGCCGCTGGCACTCGGTATGTGGCTGCGCGCCCGCGCACCGCGGCGTGCCGCGGTGCTCGAGCGGCTCGGAAGCTGGGCCGGCATCGGCGTGCTCGCGGTGCTGGTCGTCACCGGCGTCACGAGCAACCTCGACACACTCGGGCAGACCCAGGGCGTGATGTTCGTCGCCGCCGGCGGTCTCGGACTCGCGGGCTTCGGGCTGGGCTACCTGAGCGCCGCGGCGTGCGGCTTCGGCGTGCCGCAGCGTCGCGCGATCGCATTCGAGACCGGCATCCAGAACAGCCCGCTGGCGATCGGCATCATCGTCGCCACGTTTCCGGCCGATGCGCAGTCGCAGATGCTGTGGCTGCCGCTGCTGTATGCGCTGTTGGTGTTGCTATCGGCGGGCGTGTTGACCGTGCTGTGGCGCCGCGTTGGCGCACCCGCGTCACACGGGTGATTCCCCGCGCGCCGGGCGGAGCGCAGCGGTCGAGAAAGAATCGCCGATGGCTTCGATCCGCCGGTCGGCGGCGCGCGTACACGGCGACACACCCATTGAGCGCGTCCGTGGACCGTCGTGTCCGCCGCGGACGGGCGCACCTGCGAGAAAGGAACTCGACATGAACGCTTCGATCCTCAAGACCGGCTTCTTCGCGCTGTTGATCGCGCTCCCTGCCTGCGGCGGCGACGACGGTGAGACCGACGGCAACGCCGACGGTTCGACCGGCGACGCCAGCGCGAGCACGACCGCGAGCACGACCGCGAGCACGACTGCGAGCACGACTGCGAGCACCACCGCGAGCACCACCGCGAGCACCACCGATGACTCGACCACGGACGATCCCTCGAGCAGCGGTGGCGCCGACAGCAGCACCGGCGAGCCCGCGTGCATGACCGACGTGTGCATGACCTACGGCGCGGCGGTGCCGACCGTCGCCGGCCTCATCGTCGACCAGGCCGCCGCCGACCCCGAGTTCGCCGACTTCTTCGCCCCACTCGTGGGCGAGGGCACCGAGGCGGTCGATGCGTTCAAGGCCAGCCTCGCGAACTTCAT encodes the following:
- a CDS encoding protein kinase; this translates as MPADSIVGARYRLLESLGRGGMGEVFRAIDETCDREIALKRFRLELDQSEDLLRFRREFHTLARLRHPRIVEAYDFGFDGGRPYYTMELLDGEDFGDLAPLEWSRACGLLRDIASALAFLHARSLLHRDIAPRNARCTTDGRAKLLDFGMLATAGTTSEIVGTVHSIAPEMMLGFPMDGRADLFGLGALAFWLLTGRHPRRARSLNDLIREGRTRAPAPSSIVADIPRELDDLVLSLLSHEPLGRPATAAHVIDRLTAIGGLAPSEGAEVARGYIRSADLVGRRHELEVVRKRLLRAIAGSGGTVVVEGRSGMGKTRLLHEIELEAKLAGARVLRAQARGGGPYALLRALGLDGRGVGSGAGPLPEHSVIGRLLGDAPVADTTATFVGTVSKGGGEGAGDLREERLALQSALAERVERLAEHAPLVVVIDDLQRADEGSASALASLAFGAHDQRVLMVCALRTDEGIHARRAVQKIREHAIVLHPGGLGSADIEQMLRTMFGEVANIGRLARWLRRQAGGSPLHCHEIVRHLVEREVVTNHDGAWVIPEGFADEGLPRGLAESMDVRVRTRSADARSLGRTIAVHGGRVSLRVAVALAEGLDEDRVFAALAELEREDILVGAGERWAMRHEGVREAFLRDIDPIERARLELHVGRTRLAEGPVSAEREAAIGWHLLRGGERRLGARLLARAGRRLYEATSYADAIAPLTAALEVYLESGASAGTRVRLLDMLHTAGFYSDRDTAVKHGDRTIALLERYAGLPIARRLGFLGLRVALAIGVGTAWLMRGFLPPGRRGPAPVAAMRMWLRAVVYAAGVAGFSFDTEQLRRCHRMLAPVSRMRRPDISNAVRFVENLLAFNLGRLQTVRSIGVGEMAAFLHDPGEYSLAEKRLVLGGATFQRGLAAVRTGGPEALTEIAALERLETRIWHIGALQLRAHHHLWRGEEEEARRVWSEAELEFVRLGSLWQLEAVHHASACVTAAFCGDALGLKRHIEVLARQVAAGLDYRAHLDVARGEHARLRGDLDGALRAIEAGLAGLPAGEGLIRPWAETARIEVLLARGDIEQARAAARACIEDVDDDHQQISFRVRAIRSLALAECAAGEPDIAAARLDRAIEDVEASANPLLLGALWEARAQVALAVGNASQAAHAAGQAEFWYRPTRNPVLIARWERLERTLHPPPDPRLEVSANDIVTEMLGAETARHDTLSEVQSILSDCRTANARAERALEMVVEASGARTGLLYLARHGHPSLAAPGHGGEPAGELSRAAVARLSRARQSPDTAALGLERLDATSSSWSSFLLACTGDGRTRLVGVVLLQGGERDLEPPPESLCEAIAQRLLADLEGEASGVSL
- a CDS encoding bile acid:sodium symporter, whose amino-acid sequence is MLGPFEKALLASLLLLLMAGMGAGLTLESFRAVARRPLAPLVGLASQFGWMPLLAWALGRALALPPEHALSLLVVGCVPGGTTSNLYTLYARADVALSVSMTAISTVAAVVLMPAVLGLWGRSVSSTSFAIPYGGIISTLALMLVPLALGMWLRARAPRRAAVLERLGSWAGIGVLAVLVVTGVTSNLDTLGQTQGVMFVAAGGLGLAGFGLGYLSAAACGFGVPQRRAIAFETGIQNSPLAIGIIVATFPADAQSQMLWLPLLYALLVLLSAGVLTVLWRRVGAPASHG